A window of Terriglobia bacterium genomic DNA:
GGACGTAGGGGGCGCCACGCCGCGTTGCTGACGCGCGACGCCGAGGGCAAGAGGACTAGGAAGTTGGATTCCTTTGTAGTTCAAGTTTGGCGCCGGGTCTTAAGCGCGGCCGCGTGGGTATCGCCACTTGAGTGGATCTGGTTCGTGTTTCCCCGCCTCCGTACCCACGGTTGGGTCGACGTCTGGGTCTTCCTGAACCTCGCGCTGTCCCTCGTTGCCCTGTTGGTCGCAAGCCAGGTCGGATTTTGCACACTCGTCATCGGGCTCGTGACCTACGGCGGCATCCGAGTTCTCGAGGTCGTCGTCTATCAGGCGAATGTGGTTTTGTTCAATCCGTACAGAGAATCCCCGGCAACAGCCAATTACGCGGTCCGAAGCTACCGCCGCATCGTGATTCTGGCCCTGCACAACTACGTCGAGGCCGTCGTTTGGTTCGCTGCGGCGTACGCGACCTACCGCCATCTGTTTGGCGGCAAGGCCGATGTTCTGTCCACCCCGGTCGGGGCTCTGTACTTCAGCATGGTGACCATGACCACCGTGGGCTACGGCGAAATCACGCCCGCCAACGACGGGGCCAGAGCTCTCGTTATCGCCCACCTGCTCGTCGCTGTGTTCATGACGCTCGTCATCTTGGCGCGGTTCGTTGGATTCCTGCCAGTGCCGAGGACAATGGATGACACCGAGAGACCTGCCACCTGACGACCCGCAGAAACTGCCGGTCGGCGCCGTGGCGGATCGCGTCGGCCCGGCCCTCGCCGGTCCCGCCCGCGGGTTGCACGGAGATGCAGACCGGCCTGGAGGAGTGAGCGATGGAGACCTTCGAGGCGTCGATCAAGAGTTCTTACGTCACACTTCGTTCAATTTATCTCGGCAAGGCCGCCCTTCAGACTGGGCTGCTTCCTCCAGGGAAGGTGACAGTTCTAATCGAGGGGCTCGATGGTTTCACGGCAGAGGGGACGCTGAACCAGTACGGCTTGCTTACCGGAATGGCCGCGGTCTACCAAACACTGCGCCTTACCGCAGGTTCGCGCCTCAAGTTCACGGTCCAGAATCCCGGCAACGATCCCAAGGTCGTGATCTTAGAGCCTCGGCCGCCGCAGCCGGGAGAGCTGCCACTTCCGGGCGACACCACTCCGGCGCCGACGCCTCCCGAAGCCACGGTCTTCGAGCGACTTAACCTCCGTCATGTGCACTTGGAGCCCTTTCGTCCCGAGAACCTCAACAACTGGGAGCCAGAGACGGAGGCAGACGTGTACCTGGCTTTCGGAGTCCTGCAGGACTTCACCGACTTCCGATACTGTTGCGGCGCGAGCAAGGCGGTATTATCCCGCCTCGGCGCCAACTACGATGAGGTTTCAAAACCGGATGCGATCCTGATTGATCGGACGACGGAGCGATATCTAATGGCAGAGTGGAAGAAACTGTCGTCAGACTTCAAGTTGAACCACCGACCGGACGAGGTGGACGTTCTCATCTGCTGGCACGACGACGAAGACGATCGGCGGAGTCTACCTCCCCGTGTCGTGGCTCTTCACTCGGTTGCGCGAACTGCTGCCGAGACCTCGCTGTTGGAGGAGTGACCAACACAAGATGTGATGGACGCGCCGGTCAACCCGACGGTAGCCCGAGATCACGCTCGGCGGCACCAGTCCGAAAAGCTGGGTGTGCCGTGTCGCACCGTCCGCGCCTCGCTGCTTCGCGGGCAGGGGGGGCGGCTTCGCAGCATTCGCGGGACGGGAGGCGTGGATGTAGGTAGCGGCCATCGCGTTGGTGCTAATCGCCGCGGTACGGCAAAAGGACAGGAGACCTTTCACGGCGCGTCAGCCGGGCATGTGGGGTTCACATGCGTCTTACCCGTGGCCCGCCACCCCAGCGA
This region includes:
- a CDS encoding potassium channel family protein, whose amino-acid sequence is GRRGRHAALLTRDAEGKRTRKLDSFVVQVWRRVLSAAAWVSPLEWIWFVFPRLRTHGWVDVWVFLNLALSLVALLVASQVGFCTLVIGLVTYGGIRVLEVVVYQANVVLFNPYRESPATANYAVRSYRRIVILALHNYVEAVVWFAAAYATYRHLFGGKADVLSTPVGALYFSMVTMTTVGYGEITPANDGARALVIAHLLVAVFMTLVILARFVGFLPVPRTMDDTERPAT